In one window of Microbacterium sp. PM5 DNA:
- a CDS encoding carbohydrate ABC transporter permease produces the protein MRQSLGARAARHIVLILGAVVVVVPFLWMFTTSLLSRAETYTNTSILPTSWHWENYVRAWQAAPFAQYYLNSIIMTVGIVLGHLVLDALAAYAFARLRFPLRNTLFVVLLAMLLIPTFVTVIPAYAIVADLGWIDSYAGLIVPRLADVFGIVLLRQYFSTIPTELEDAARIDGCSRIGTFFRIIVPLSRPAFATLAIFSFLFAWNDFLWPLLVTNTDDFRTIQIGLSSFVGRYGTSWNYLMAGTLTATIPAIVVFLVFQRALVRGISTTGLKD, from the coding sequence ATGAGGCAATCGCTCGGTGCACGCGCGGCGCGCCACATCGTCCTGATTCTGGGGGCCGTGGTCGTGGTCGTCCCGTTCCTGTGGATGTTCACGACGTCGCTCCTCAGTCGTGCGGAAACCTACACCAACACATCGATCCTGCCGACGTCGTGGCACTGGGAGAACTACGTCAGAGCCTGGCAGGCTGCGCCGTTCGCCCAGTACTACCTCAACAGCATCATCATGACCGTGGGCATCGTGCTCGGACACCTCGTCCTCGACGCGCTCGCGGCCTACGCGTTCGCGCGCCTGCGTTTCCCTCTTCGCAATACGCTCTTCGTGGTCCTGCTCGCGATGCTGCTGATCCCGACGTTCGTGACCGTGATCCCCGCGTACGCCATCGTGGCCGATCTTGGATGGATCGACTCGTACGCCGGATTGATCGTGCCGCGCCTGGCCGACGTGTTCGGCATCGTGCTGCTGCGCCAGTACTTCTCGACGATTCCGACCGAGCTCGAGGATGCCGCGCGCATCGATGGTTGCAGCCGGATCGGCACCTTCTTCCGCATCATCGTGCCACTGTCGAGGCCCGCGTTCGCCACCCTCGCGATCTTCAGTTTCCTCTTCGCATGGAACGACTTCCTTTGGCCGCTGCTCGTCACCAACACCGATGACTTCCGCACGATCCAGATCGGACTCTCGTCGTTCGTCGGTCGCTACGGCACGAGCTGGAACTATCTGATGGCCGGCACGTTGACGGCGACGATCCCGGCCATCGTGGTGTTCCTCGTCTTCCAGCGCGCGCTCGTTCGCGGCATCTCCACCACCGGATTGAAGGATTGA